The following nucleotide sequence is from Streptomyces sp. NBC_00239.
GTCTGGATCGCGCTGCCCTGGACGGCGGCCGCCCCCGCGGCGGCCGCGGAGCCGCAGCGCTGACCGCGGGCGCCGGGCAGCGGCGCCGAGGGCGGCCGGCCCGCGCGGTCAGGCGCGTTCGGCCGCGCTGCGCTCCACGCAGAACTCGTTGCCCTCGGGGTCGGCCATCACGACCCAGCCGCGGCCGTCGTCCGTGCGCCGGTCGTCGAGGACGCGGGCGCCGAGGCCGGTCAGCCGCGCCACCTCCTCGTCCCGGGTGCCGGTGGGCGGCTGGATGTCGAGGTGGATGCGGTTCTTGAGGGTCTTGCCTTCCGGCACCTGGATGAAGAGCAGCCCGGGCACCCCCGGCTGCCCCGGGTCGACCAGCGCCTCCTCGTCGCCCGGGTGGTCGTCCGGGCCCAGCGGCCAGCCGGTCAGCGCCGACCAGAACTCGGCGATCCGGTACGGGTCGTGGGCATCGACGGTGATGTGCCGGACGGGGTTGACGAAGGTCACGTTGCTCCTCGGGTAGGCCGCGGCGGGGGGCCGCCGCGGCCTCAACCTACCTGCGGAGCTGGGGGTTCCCCATCGATTAACGGAGCGGGCCGGTCGTGGCCGTGAGCCGGTCCCCCCGGCCGGTCTACCGCACCCGTCCGTACTTCACGCTGCCGGTCCAGATCTTCTCCAGACGGACCGTGGAGCCGGCCTTGGGTGAGTGCCAGATCCTGCCGCCGCCCGCGTAGATCCCGACGTGGTAGATGTTCCCCCGCGAGTGGAAGAAGACCAGGTCGCCCTGCTGCCGCGAGCCCGCGGAGATGTGCGTGGTCCTGTTGTACTGCTGGGCTGCCGTCCGGGGCAGCGTCTTGCCTGCGCGCTTGTACGAGTAGAGCGTCAGACCGGAGCAGTCGAACCGGGTCGGCCCGGTCGCCCCCCACTTGTACGGGGAGCCCTTCTTCGAGGCGGCTGTCTGCAGCGCCTTGACTGCCGTCGACGGGGCCGCCTGGGCCTCCGGGGCACCGCCGGGGACGAGCACCGAGCCCCCGACCACGGCGAGCGTGAGCACCGATGCGGCGCCGGCCCGGGACATCACAGACGGAACATTCTTGAGCGCGGACATGCGCAACCCTTCGTCAGCCGCCTGTGAAGGATGACCTGTCGGGTTCGGGCCTGCGAAGTTCGCCCGGCCGCCGAGACGGCTTCACCCCAAGGGGTGGCGGGCATCCATACCCGCCACCCCGTACTGCCTGGGTCCTCCACTCCTGCCGATGCACTCCTGTCGACCAGTCGTCCGGGTGAGGCGGCAGGACTCGGCGTCCGCCCGGACCGCCCCGCCGCGGCGGCGGGGGCTTGTCGTCCCAGGGATCCTGACTCACGAATTGCCGGAAAACTAAGCTCATTCGGTGGTTTGTGAGTCTCATCACGCCTGACCCGATTGGGCGCTCAAGGGTGATTTACGCCACGGTTGATACCGGCGGAAACAGGCCTCACCTGCAGCGAACCATCCTGCGCGGAGGGGGCTCAACCTCTCCGGTGCGCAACTCGAGGCGCGAACGGGTGACCCCAGCACTACTCCGAATGGGGGATGCGATCTCGGCCTCGTGTCGACCTTCCGGCCGCCACGACCCCGTCTCCAACATCCGGACGCAGGCATTGATGTGACGTTCGGTGCGGAAATCGGTACCGCCCGTGCCCGATGTGCCGCCGCCGCGGCTCCGTATACGGACGGCCCGGACGGGCCCGCCGACCGGCCAACCGATGCACTGCCCGAAACGTGAATTAACGAGACGGAAAAGCGGGCGTCCTAACGTGCGAGGCCCGTCGCTTCGCCAGCCGACCCTGAGGTGGGACCCCGTGCAACTGACCCCGCACGAACAAGAGCGCCTGCTCGTCCACGTCGCCGCCGACGTGGCGGACCGGCGCAAGGCCCGCGGCCTGCTCCTCAACCATCCGGAAGCGGTCGCCCTCATCACCGCGCACATCCTGGAAGGCGCCCGCGACGGGCGTACGGTCGCCGAGCTCATGGCGTCGGGCCGCAAGGTGCTGACCCGCGACGAGGTCATGGCCGGCATCCCCGAGATGATCCGCGACGTCCAGGTCGAGGCGACGTTCCCCGACGGCACCAAGCTCGTCACCGTCCACGACCCGATCCTCTGAAGGGCGGCGCGCATCCGATGATCCCCGGAGAGATCCTGTACGGCGACGGAGCGGTGGCCCTCAACGAGGGCCGGCCGGTCACCCGGCTCACCGTCCTGAACACCGCCGACCGGCCCGTCCAGGTCGGCTCCCACTACCACTTCGCGGAGGCCAACCCCGGCCTGCGCTTCGACCGCCCGGCCGCCCGCGGCCTGCGCCTGGACATCGCCGCCGGCACCGCCGTGCGCTTCGAGCCCGGCATCCCGGTCCCGGTGTCCCTGGTGCCGCTCGCCGGCGCCCGCATCGTGCCCGGGCTGCGCGGGGAGACCGGAGGTCCCCTCGATGCCTGAGCTCTCCCGCGCCGAGTACGCCGACCTGTTCGGGCCCACCACCGGCGACCGGATCCGCCTCGCCGACACCTCGCTGCTGGTCGAGATCGAGGAGGACCGCAGCGGCGGCCCCGGCCGGGCCGGCGACGAGGCGGTCTTCGGCGGCGGCAAGGTCATCCGCGAGTCCATGGGCCAGTCCCGCCTCACGCGCGCCGAGGGCGCACCCGACACGGTGATCACCGGGGCCGTGGTCATCGACCACTGGGGCATCGTCAAGGCGGACATCGGCATCCGCGACGGCCGCATCACCGGCATCGGCAAGGCCGGCAACCCCGACACCATGGACGGCGTCGACCCCACCCTCGTGATCGGCCCCGAGACCGAGATCATCGCGGGCAACGGGCGCATCCTCACCGCCGGGGGCATCGACGCACACGTCCACTTCATCTCCCCGACCCTCCTCGACACCGCCCTCGCCTCGGGCATCACCACCCTGGTCGGCGGCGGCACCGGGCCCGCCGAGGGCACCAAGGCCACCACCATCACGCCCGGACCCTGGCACCTGGCCCGGATGTTCGCCGCCCTCGACGCGCACCCCGTCAACATCGGGCTGCTCGGGAAGGGCAACACCACCTCCCGCGAGGCCATGTACTCCCAGCTGCGCGGCGGAGCCCTCGGCTTCAAGATCCACGAGGACTGGGGGGCGACCCCCGCCGCCATCGACGCCTGCCTCGGCGTCTGCGAGGAGACCGGCGCCCAGCTCGCCGTGCACACCGACACCCTCAACGAGGCAGGCTTCGTCGGCGACACCCTCGCCGCGATCGCCGGGCGGACGATCCACGCGTACCACACCGAAGGGGCCGGGGGCGGGCACGCGCCGGACATCATCACGGTGGTCTCCGAGGCCAACGTGCTGCCCAGTTCCACCAATCCGACCCGCCCGCACACCCTCAACACCGTCGAGGAGCACCTCGACATGCTGATGGTCTGCCACCACCTCAACCCGGCCGTCCCCGAGGACCTCGCCTTCGCCGAGTCCCGGATCCGGCCCAGCACCATCGCCGCCGAGGACGTCCTGCACGACCTGGGCGCCATCTCCATCATCTCCTCCGACTCCCAGGCCATGGGCCGGATCGGCGAGGTGATCCTGCGGACCTGGCAGACCGCACACGTGATGAAGGAGCGCCGGGGAGCACTCCCCGGCGACGGCCGGGCCGACAACCACCGGGCCCGGCGCTATGTCGCCAAGTACACGATCAACCCCGCCGTGGCGCAGGGCCTGGCCCGCGAGATCGGCTCGGTCGAGACCGGCAAGCTCGCCGACCTGGTGCTGTGGGACCCCGCCTTCTTCGGCGTCAAGCCCCTCCTCGTCCTCAAGGGCGGCCAGATCGCCTACGCGCAGATGGGCGACGCCAACGCCTCCATCCCCACCCCGCAGCCGGTGCTGCCCCGCCCGATGTTCGGCGCCCACGGCCGGGCCCCGGGCCTGAACTCCGTGAACTTCGCCGCACCCGCGGCCCTCGACGACCGGCTGCCCGAACGCCTCGGCCTGGCCAAGGAGTTCGTCGCGATCGACAGCACCCGCAATGTCACCAAGGCGGACATGCGCGAGAACGACGCCCGGCCCCGCGTCGAAGTGGACGCGGACACCTTCACCGTCACCATCGACGGGGAACCCGTGGAGCCCGCCCCCGCCACGGAACTGCCCATGGCCCAGCGCTACTTCCTCTTCTGATGGGCACGCTCATGACGGGCGGCCGACGATGAGCCGGGCCACCCTGCTGCTCCTCGCCGACGGACGCTTCCCGGCCGGCGGCCACGCCCACTCCGGCGGCGCCGAGGCGGCCGTCAAGGCCGGCCGGATCCGGGACGCCGCCACCCTGGAGGAGTTCTGCCGGGGCCGGCTGCACACGGCCGGGCTGGTGTCGGCCGCCCTCGCGGCGGCGGTCGCCCTCGGCCTGGACCCCGCCGAAGCCGACGCGGCCGCCGAGGCCCGCACCCCCGTCCCCGCCCTGCGCGCCACCTCGCGGCGGCTCGGCCGGCAGTTCCTGCGGGCCGCCCGCACGGTGTGGCCCGGGCCCGGACTCGACGCGCTGGCCGCCGCGTTCCCGCGCGGCGCGCACCAGCCCGTGGTCCTCGGGGTCACCGCCCGGGCCGCCGGACTCGGCCCCGAGGACGCCGCGTACATCGCGCTGTACGAGAGCGTCAGCGGGCCCGCGACCGCCACCGTACGGCTGCTCGGCCTCGACCCCTTCGACGCCACCGCCGTACTCGCCCGGCTCGCGCCCGCGCTCGACGAGACGGCCGGGCACGCCACCGCCGCCGGGCACCGCGCCCGCCGCGAGGGCGCCGGCGCCCTGCCCGCCGCCTCCGCCCCGCTGCTCGACATCGCCGCACACCAGCACGCCCACTGGCCGGTGCGGCTCTTCGCCTCCTGACCCTCCCGATCCGAAGGACCCGCCCATGCACCTCGACCACGCCGACACCTACCCGCAGCGCCACACCCACAGCGCGCCGCCGGTACGGGCCGACGGCGCGCGGCGCGCGCTGCGCATCGGACTCGGCGGGCCCGTCGGCTCCGGCAAGACGGCCACGGTCGCCGCCCTGTGCCGGGCCCTGCGCGCGGAGTTCTCCCTCGCCGTCGTCACCAACGACATCTACACCCGGGAGGACGCCGAGTTCCTGCTCCGCGAGGCGGTGCTGCCGCCGGAGCGGATCACGGCCGTGGAGACGGGCGCCTGCCCGCACACCGCCATCCGCGACGACATCTCCGCCAACCTCGAAGCCGTCGAGGACCTGGAGGACGCGGTCGGCCCGCTCGACCTGGTGCTGGTGGAGTCCGGCGGCGACAACCTCACCGCCACCTTCTCCCGGGGCCTGGTCGACGCCCAGATCTTCGTCATCGACGTGGCGGGCGGCGACGACATCCCCCGCAAGGGCGGCCCCGGCGTCACCACCGCCGACCTGCTGGTCGTCAACAAGACCGATCTCGCCCCGCACGTCGGCTCCGACCTCGGCCGGATGGCCCGGGACGCGCGCGAGCAGCGCGGCGAACTCCCCGTCGCCTTCCAGTCCCTGCGCAGCGCCGAGGGAGTGGCGCCGGTGGCCTCCTGGGTCCGCGACCGGCTGGCCGCGTGGACGGCCCGGCCGTGACCACCGCCCCGAGGCCGGCGGCTGCCGCCACGCCCGGCTCCGGCATCCGGGCCGATGCCCGGATCACGGCGGTGGCCGACGGCCGGGGCGGCACCGCGCTGCCCGAACTGGCCGGTTCGGGACCGCTCGCCCTGCGCCGCACCCGCTCGCCCGGAACCGAGGCCCACATCACGCTGGTCGGTGCGATGAGCGGCCCGCTCGGCGGCGACCACCTCTCGCTCACCGCCGACGTCGGCCCCGGCGCGGCGCTGCGGCTGAATTCGGCCGCCGCGACGATCGCGCTCCCCGGCCGGGGCGGCGCCCCCGCCCGCTACGACGTACGGCTCACCCTCGCCGACGGCGCGGCCGTGCGCTGGCTGCCGGAGCCGCTGGTTTCCGTGCGCGGCAGCGACCTGCACGTCCGCACCCGGGCCGAACTCGCCCCCACCGCCCGGCTGCTGCTGCGCGAGGAGCAGGTGCTGGGCCGGACCGGGGAGGAGCCCGGCCGGCTCGCCGCCCGGCTCACCGTGTGGCGGGCCGGCCGGCCGCTGCTCGACCAGGAAGTGTGCTGCGGCCCCGGGGCGCCCGGTGGCTGGGACGGGCCGGCCGGGCTCGCCGGGCACCGGGCGCTCGGTCAGCTGCTGGTCGTGGACCCGGGTTTCGACCGGGAGCCGCCGCCGGCCCGGCAACTGGGGGAGTACGCCGTGGCGGCCCCGCTGGCCGGGCCCGCGGTGCTCGTCACGGCCGTGGCGCCGGACGCCCTGCGGCTGCGCGCATTGCTGGACGAAGCCGTCCAGTGGTACGGCTGGTGAACCCCGTACCGCTCAGCGGTACTCATTAATCCGGTTATCGGGTTGGTAAAGAACCGGCCGCCACCCTTTTGTCAGGGACCACTCAGGCGAAAGGATCCCACTGCAGTCAGACCGAATCAGGCCGTCACCGGCCTTACATGACGCAGGGGGACAACCACGTGATACGCACAGCGGTGCTCGGTGGAGCCGGCACTCTGATAGCGGGCACGCTCATCGCGGGAGCCGTCATCGCTCCGTCGGCCGCGGCCGACACCCAGAGCCAGACCACCTCCGAGGCCCGCGGCGCGGCCATCGCCGCCGCCCGGGCCGCCCGTACGGGCATCGCCTGGAAGGACTGTCCCGCCGACTGGGGCTTCGAAGCCCCCATCAAGTGCGGCTGGGTGAAGGTTCCGCTCGACTACGCGAAGCCGTACGGCAAGCAGATCGAGATCGCCGTGGACCGCATCGGCAACACCGGCACCAAGGCCGACCGCCAGGGCGCCCTCGTCTACAACCCGGGCGGCCCGGGTGGCTCCGGCATGCGCTTCCCGCGCCGGGTCACCACCAAGAACCCGCTGTGGACCAACGTGTCGAAGGCCTACGACTTCGTCGGCTTCGACCCGCGCGGTGTGGGCCACTCCGCACCGATCTCCTGCATCGACCCGCAGGAGTTCGTCAAGGCCCCCAAGATGGACCCGGTTCCGGACAGCGAGGCCGACAAGCGCAAGCAGCGCAAGCTCGCCGCCGCGTACGCCGACGGCTGCCAGAAGCGCAGCGCCGCCATGCTGCCGCACATGACCACGCCGAACACGGTGCGCGACCTCGACGTCATCCGCGCCGCCCTCGGCGAGAAGAAGCTGAACTTCCTCGGCGTCTCCTACGGCACCTACATCGGCGCCGTCTACGCGGAGCTGTACCCGACCCACGTCCGCCGCATGATCGTGGACAGCGTGGTCGGCCCCTCGCGCGAGAACATCTGGTACGAGGCCAACCTCGAGCAGGACGTCGCCTTCCAGATGCGCTGGAACGACTGGAAGAAGTGGGTCGCCAAGAACGACGCCACCTTCCACATCGGCAACACCGCCGCCAAGGTCGAGGCCCAGTGGCTCAAGCTGCGCGCCACTGCCAAGAAGAACCCCCTCGGCGGCAAGGTCGGTCCGGCCGAGCTGATCAGCTTCTTCCAGAGCGCCCCGTACTACGACTCCGCCTGGGTGCCCACCGCCCAGGTCTGGAGCGACTACCTGGGCGGCAACACCCAGGCGCTGGTCGACGCGGCCGCCCCGGACATGACGGACATCGCGGGCAACATCGCCTCCGAGAACGGCAACGCCGTCTACACGGCCGTCGAGTGCGCGGACGCCAAGTGGCCCACCAGCTGGAAGAAGTGGGACCGCGACAACACCAAGCTGCACAAGGACTACCCGTTCATGACCTGGGCGAACGCCTGGATGAACCTGCCGTGTGCGACCTGGAAGTCCAAGCAGCACAACCCGGTCGAGGTCAGCGTCAAGAGCAAGCTGGCGCCGGTCCTGATCGTCCAGGCCACCCGTGACGCCGCCACCCCGTACGCCGGCGCCGTCGACCTGCACAAGCGCCTGGCCGGCTCGCGTCTGATCACCGAGAAGGGCGCCGGCTCGCACGGCGTCACCGGTCTGGTCAACCCGTGCATCAACACCCGGGTCGACACCTACCTGCTCACCGGCAAGGTCGACGCCAAGGACGTGGTCTGCGCCCCGCACGCCACCCCGGTCCCGACCTCGGCGGCCAAGGCCCGCGCGCAGGTCAACGCCCACGCGGCCTCGGACCTGCCGGCCCTGCCGCAGCGGTAGTCCGCGAAGCACCACCGAAGTGACGTCCTCACGGAAGTGACGACTTCACCGAAGTGACCACGGAGAAGGCTCAGCGCGACCTGCGCTGGGCCTTCTTCGCTTCCGCCGCGGCCTGCTCCTCGGCTTTGACCTCCGCCGCGTACCGGTCCACGTACTCCTGGCCGGACAGCCCGAGGATCGCGTACACGATCTCGTCGGTGACCGCCCGCAGCACCGCCTTCTCGCCCTCCAGACCCGCGTACCGGGAGAAGTCCAGCGGCTCCCCGAAACGGATCGTGACCCGCTTGAGCCGCGGGACCACCTGGCCCGGCGGCTGGATCTCGAAGGTGCCCACCATCGCGCACGGGATCACCGGCACCCCGGCCTGCAGGGCCATCGCCGCGACCCCGACCTTCCCCTTGTACAGCCGGCCGTCGTGGGAGCGGGTGCCCTCGGGGTAGATCCCGAGCAGCTCACCCTTGGCGAGCACGCCCAGCCCCTCGCGGATCGCGGCCTGACCGGCTGCCTTGCCGCTGCGGTCCACGGGGATCTGCCCCGCGCTGCGGAAGAACGCCGCCGTGAGCCGCCCCTTGAGGCCCGGGCCCGTGAAGTACTCGGCCTTCGCCAGGAAGGTGATCCGCCGCTTGAGGATCGCGGGCATCAGGAAGTGGTCGGAGAACGACAGGTGGTTGCCCGCGACGATCGCGGGCCCCTCCGCCGGGATGTGTTCCAGCCCCTCGATCCGCGGCCGGAACAGAAGCCGCAGCAGCGGCCCCAGAAGCACGTGCTTGAGCAGGTGGTAGAACACGGGCAGACCCCTTCGTCGCCGCCGGACGCTCGTAGATTTTGACAGCTCACGCCGCCGCGCGTACGGGAGAGGGCGAGGACGGGGACTTTTCAGTTGCTGCGGGAGGCCGCCATGCCGGCGGTCAGCAGGCCCAGGACGACCCAGCCGAACCACAGCCAGCCGTTGGAGCCGAGCACGACGGAGTAGGCGGAGACCACCACGAGACCGCCGAGGGTCAGACCGGCCATCGTCTTCACAGATCCGGGCATGCGCGCGTCCCCTTCTCCCGGCAGTCCGGGGGGTACCGCTCGGCCCGGACGGCGATCAGGTGGCCATCGTCGCTCCAAAGGCGGCCGCGGCGCTACTCTCCGCGCCGCGGCCCTGCCCGGCGGGGCCGACGGGACCGGAGCCGACCGGGCTACCTGCTGCCGGTGCGGAGCGAGGCCAGGTACGCGTTGTAGGCCTCCAGCTCCTTGTCGCCGTCCCGGTCCGCGGCCCGGTCGGCACGCTTCGCGATGCGCTGCTCCGAGTGGTACCACTGGAAGATCAGGGCGATCAGCACCAGCACCGAGGGGATCTCGCTGAACGCCCAGGCGATCCCGCCGGCCCACTGCTGGTCGT
It contains:
- a CDS encoding VOC family protein gives rise to the protein MTFVNPVRHITVDAHDPYRIAEFWSALTGWPLGPDDHPGDEEALVDPGQPGVPGLLFIQVPEGKTLKNRIHLDIQPPTGTRDEEVARLTGLGARVLDDRRTDDGRGWVVMADPEGNEFCVERSAAERA
- a CDS encoding C40 family peptidase, whose protein sequence is MSALKNVPSVMSRAGAASVLTLAVVGGSVLVPGGAPEAQAAPSTAVKALQTAASKKGSPYKWGATGPTRFDCSGLTLYSYKRAGKTLPRTAAQQYNRTTHISAGSRQQGDLVFFHSRGNIYHVGIYAGGGRIWHSPKAGSTVRLEKIWTGSVKYGRVR
- a CDS encoding urease subunit gamma; this translates as MQLTPHEQERLLVHVAADVADRRKARGLLLNHPEAVALITAHILEGARDGRTVAELMASGRKVLTRDEVMAGIPEMIRDVQVEATFPDGTKLVTVHDPIL
- a CDS encoding urease subunit beta, with the translated sequence MIPGEILYGDGAVALNEGRPVTRLTVLNTADRPVQVGSHYHFAEANPGLRFDRPAARGLRLDIAAGTAVRFEPGIPVPVSLVPLAGARIVPGLRGETGGPLDA
- a CDS encoding urease subunit alpha; this translates as MPELSRAEYADLFGPTTGDRIRLADTSLLVEIEEDRSGGPGRAGDEAVFGGGKVIRESMGQSRLTRAEGAPDTVITGAVVIDHWGIVKADIGIRDGRITGIGKAGNPDTMDGVDPTLVIGPETEIIAGNGRILTAGGIDAHVHFISPTLLDTALASGITTLVGGGTGPAEGTKATTITPGPWHLARMFAALDAHPVNIGLLGKGNTTSREAMYSQLRGGALGFKIHEDWGATPAAIDACLGVCEETGAQLAVHTDTLNEAGFVGDTLAAIAGRTIHAYHTEGAGGGHAPDIITVVSEANVLPSSTNPTRPHTLNTVEEHLDMLMVCHHLNPAVPEDLAFAESRIRPSTIAAEDVLHDLGAISIISSDSQAMGRIGEVILRTWQTAHVMKERRGALPGDGRADNHRARRYVAKYTINPAVAQGLAREIGSVETGKLADLVLWDPAFFGVKPLLVLKGGQIAYAQMGDANASIPTPQPVLPRPMFGAHGRAPGLNSVNFAAPAALDDRLPERLGLAKEFVAIDSTRNVTKADMRENDARPRVEVDADTFTVTIDGEPVEPAPATELPMAQRYFLF
- a CDS encoding urease accessory protein UreF, which translates into the protein MSRATLLLLADGRFPAGGHAHSGGAEAAVKAGRIRDAATLEEFCRGRLHTAGLVSAALAAAVALGLDPAEADAAAEARTPVPALRATSRRLGRQFLRAARTVWPGPGLDALAAAFPRGAHQPVVLGVTARAAGLGPEDAAYIALYESVSGPATATVRLLGLDPFDATAVLARLAPALDETAGHATAAGHRARREGAGALPAASAPLLDIAAHQHAHWPVRLFAS
- the ureG gene encoding urease accessory protein UreG, with the translated sequence MHLDHADTYPQRHTHSAPPVRADGARRALRIGLGGPVGSGKTATVAALCRALRAEFSLAVVTNDIYTREDAEFLLREAVLPPERITAVETGACPHTAIRDDISANLEAVEDLEDAVGPLDLVLVESGGDNLTATFSRGLVDAQIFVIDVAGGDDIPRKGGPGVTTADLLVVNKTDLAPHVGSDLGRMARDAREQRGELPVAFQSLRSAEGVAPVASWVRDRLAAWTARP
- a CDS encoding urease accessory protein UreD yields the protein MTTAPRPAAAATPGSGIRADARITAVADGRGGTALPELAGSGPLALRRTRSPGTEAHITLVGAMSGPLGGDHLSLTADVGPGAALRLNSAAATIALPGRGGAPARYDVRLTLADGAAVRWLPEPLVSVRGSDLHVRTRAELAPTARLLLREEQVLGRTGEEPGRLAARLTVWRAGRPLLDQEVCCGPGAPGGWDGPAGLAGHRALGQLLVVDPGFDREPPPARQLGEYAVAAPLAGPAVLVTAVAPDALRLRALLDEAVQWYGW
- a CDS encoding alpha/beta hydrolase, yielding MIRTAVLGGAGTLIAGTLIAGAVIAPSAAADTQSQTTSEARGAAIAAARAARTGIAWKDCPADWGFEAPIKCGWVKVPLDYAKPYGKQIEIAVDRIGNTGTKADRQGALVYNPGGPGGSGMRFPRRVTTKNPLWTNVSKAYDFVGFDPRGVGHSAPISCIDPQEFVKAPKMDPVPDSEADKRKQRKLAAAYADGCQKRSAAMLPHMTTPNTVRDLDVIRAALGEKKLNFLGVSYGTYIGAVYAELYPTHVRRMIVDSVVGPSRENIWYEANLEQDVAFQMRWNDWKKWVAKNDATFHIGNTAAKVEAQWLKLRATAKKNPLGGKVGPAELISFFQSAPYYDSAWVPTAQVWSDYLGGNTQALVDAAAPDMTDIAGNIASENGNAVYTAVECADAKWPTSWKKWDRDNTKLHKDYPFMTWANAWMNLPCATWKSKQHNPVEVSVKSKLAPVLIVQATRDAATPYAGAVDLHKRLAGSRLITEKGAGSHGVTGLVNPCINTRVDTYLLTGKVDAKDVVCAPHATPVPTSAAKARAQVNAHAASDLPALPQR
- a CDS encoding lysophospholipid acyltransferase family protein, producing the protein MFYHLLKHVLLGPLLRLLFRPRIEGLEHIPAEGPAIVAGNHLSFSDHFLMPAILKRRITFLAKAEYFTGPGLKGRLTAAFFRSAGQIPVDRSGKAAGQAAIREGLGVLAKGELLGIYPEGTRSHDGRLYKGKVGVAAMALQAGVPVIPCAMVGTFEIQPPGQVVPRLKRVTIRFGEPLDFSRYAGLEGEKAVLRAVTDEIVYAILGLSGQEYVDRYAAEVKAEEQAAAEAKKAQRRSR